One genomic window of Biomphalaria glabrata chromosome 9, xgBioGlab47.1, whole genome shotgun sequence includes the following:
- the LOC106075741 gene encoding zinc finger protein 184-like isoform X1, which yields MMSDTKHDFTFDLNHVLKYMKEEVEETDSLTQPCEEQDFNVSMIKIEKADEDNSELHSQQSENFAENFGDQKSTFKQEVEITHFTDTNKSLSLASRLLVMSEKANNSHCVPIIMPKYESLRQTPVPEVPLNQQEKLIEEDQDMTSEKCFLANNIRDQLEPCRPNETVISTETCHQTKQNLCQICLKQLSTPFHLRRHLLTHTGEKPFKCRTCQKGFSNPHNLKCHQMTHTGEKPFICEICLKGFATSSQLRKHQFRKHRQIHTTEKTFKCQICLKEFSQSSHLRNHQQIHTGLKNIKMLICQRGFSDSSDLERHQTVLNVENHENLSEVQFIEKDEVMTSENYELAENMQDQLEEYHHREQVLRKEINFQKSFQCQICLKEFSQSSHLKNHQLSHTVLKNIKMLICQRGFSTSSEMKRHKLAYTGEENDNLSKVQFSEEEKEMTLGKCVQTDNMQDQQEQYRPNETVLSKEVDFVSSHETNRNQHQIGLKEFTRPFHLKTHQPILTGEKPFKCHICQHEFSYSKSFKNHLLRHTCEKTIKCQICLKEFSSSSSLKTHQMIHTDKQKNFKCQTCQKCFLRKSELKRHKMIHTVEKPFKCKICLKQFSGSSSLKTHDFLHIDKKKPYQCQICLKEFSYSSSLKTHQLLHTDNKKPFKCQVCLQKFSIFIFENSSADS from the exons ATGATGTCTGATACAAAGCATGACTTTACTTTTGACCTGAACCATGTCTTAAAGTATATGAAggaggaagtggaagaaacagATTCATTAACACAACCATGTGAAGAACAAGACTTCAATGTGTCTATGATAAAAATTGAGAAGGCAGATGAAGATAATTCAGAATTGCATTCACAACAATCCGAAAACTTTGCTGAAAATTTTGGAGATCAG AAAAGTACTTTTAAACAAGAGGTGGAAATTACTCATTTTACTGATACAAATAAATCACTGTCCTTAGCTTCAAGACTTCTGGTGATGTCAGAGAAGGCTAACAACAGTCATTGTGTACCTATCATTATGCCAAAATATGAATCCCTTAGACAGACCCCAGTTCCAGAAGTGCCTTTGAATCAG caggAGAAGCTAATTGAGGAAGACCAAGATATGACTTCAGAAAAATGTTTTCTGGCTAATAACATACGAGATCAATTAGAACCATGTAGACCTAATGAAACAGTTATAAGTACAGAAACTTGTCatcaaactaaacaaaatctGTGTCAGATATGTCTTAAACAATTATCAACACCTTTTCATTTAAGACGTCACCTGCTGACTCATACTGGAGAGAAGCCCTTTAAATGTCGTACATGTCAAAAAGGTTTTTCTAATCCTCATAATTTGAAATGTCACCAGAtgactcatactggtgaaaagcCATTCATATGTGAAATTTGCCTTAAAGGATTTGCTACATCTTCACAATTGAGAAAACACCAATTCAGAAAACACAGGCAAATCCATACCActgaaaaaacatttaaatgtcagATTTGTCTAAAAGAATTTTCTCAATCTTCACACTTGAGAAATCATCAGCAGATTCATACaggtttaaaaaacattaaaatgttaatttgtCAACGTGGATTTTCAGATTCCTCAGATTTAGAAAGACACCAGACTGTTCTTAATGTTGAAAACCACGAGAATCTTAGCGAG GTGCAGTTTATTGAAAAAGACGAGGTAATGACTTCTGAAAACTATGAACTGGCTGAAAACATGCAAGATCAATTAGAAGAATACCATCATAGGGAACaagttttaagaaaagaaattaattttcaaaaatcATTTCAATGTCAGATCTGCCTGAAAGAATTTTCTCAATCTTCACATTTGAAAAATCACCAGCTTAGTCatactgttttaaaaaacattaaaatgttaATATGTCAACGTGGATTTTCAACATCTTCAGAAATGAAAAGACACAAGTTGGCTTATACTGGTGAAGAAAATGATAATCTTTCTAAG GTGCAGTTCAGtgaggaagaaaaagaaatgacttTGGGAAAGTGTGTACAGACTGATAACATGCAAGATCAACAAGAACAATACAGACCTAATGAAACAGTTTTAAGTAAAGAAGtggattttgtttcttctcaTGAAACTAATAGAAACCAGCATCAAATAGGTCTAAAAGAGTTCACTAGACCTTTTCATTTAAAAACTCACCAGCCAATTcttactggtgaaaaaccatttaaatgccACATATGTCAACATGAATTTTCTTATTCTAAAAGTTTCAAAAATCACCTGCTGAGACATACTTGTGAAAAAACAAtcaaatgtcaaatttgtctAAAAGAATTTTCCTCATCATCAAGTTTGAAAACTCACCAGATGATTCATactgataaacaaaaaaatttcaaatgtcaaacatgtcaaaaatgttttttgagaAAATCAGAATTAAAACGCCACAAGATGATTCATACTGTGGAAAAACCAttcaaatgtaaaatatgtCTAAAACAATTTTCTGGGTCTTCAAGTTTGAAAACCCATGATTTTTtacatattgataaaaaaaaaccataccAGTGTCAAATATGTCTAAAAGAATTTTCTTATTCATCAAGTTTGAAAACTCACCAGTTGTTGCATACTGATAATAAAAAGCCATTCAAATGTCAAGTATGCCTTCAAAAATTTTCGATCTTCATATTTGAAAATTCATCAGCTGATTCATAG
- the LOC106075741 gene encoding zinc finger protein 665-like isoform X2 — MMSDTKHDFTFDLNHVLKYMKEEVEETDSLTQPCEEQDFNVSMIKIEKADEDNSELHSQQSENFAENFGDQKSTFKQEVEITHFTDTNKSLSLASRLLVMSEKANNSHCVPIIMPKYESLRQTPVPEVPLNQEKLIEEDQDMTSEKCFLANNIRDQLEPCRPNETVISTETCHQTKQNLCQICLKQLSTPFHLRRHLLTHTGEKPFKCRTCQKGFSNPHNLKCHQMTHTGEKPFICEICLKGFATSSQLRKHQFRKHRQIHTTEKTFKCQICLKEFSQSSHLRNHQQIHTGLKNIKMLICQRGFSDSSDLERHQTVLNVENHENLSEVQFIEKDEVMTSENYELAENMQDQLEEYHHREQVLRKEINFQKSFQCQICLKEFSQSSHLKNHQLSHTVLKNIKMLICQRGFSTSSEMKRHKLAYTGEENDNLSKVQFSEEEKEMTLGKCVQTDNMQDQQEQYRPNETVLSKEVDFVSSHETNRNQHQIGLKEFTRPFHLKTHQPILTGEKPFKCHICQHEFSYSKSFKNHLLRHTCEKTIKCQICLKEFSSSSSLKTHQMIHTDKQKNFKCQTCQKCFLRKSELKRHKMIHTVEKPFKCKICLKQFSGSSSLKTHDFLHIDKKKPYQCQICLKEFSYSSSLKTHQLLHTDNKKPFKCQVCLQKFSIFIFENSSADS, encoded by the exons ATGATGTCTGATACAAAGCATGACTTTACTTTTGACCTGAACCATGTCTTAAAGTATATGAAggaggaagtggaagaaacagATTCATTAACACAACCATGTGAAGAACAAGACTTCAATGTGTCTATGATAAAAATTGAGAAGGCAGATGAAGATAATTCAGAATTGCATTCACAACAATCCGAAAACTTTGCTGAAAATTTTGGAGATCAG AAAAGTACTTTTAAACAAGAGGTGGAAATTACTCATTTTACTGATACAAATAAATCACTGTCCTTAGCTTCAAGACTTCTGGTGATGTCAGAGAAGGCTAACAACAGTCATTGTGTACCTATCATTATGCCAAAATATGAATCCCTTAGACAGACCCCAGTTCCAGAAGTGCCTTTGAATCAG gAGAAGCTAATTGAGGAAGACCAAGATATGACTTCAGAAAAATGTTTTCTGGCTAATAACATACGAGATCAATTAGAACCATGTAGACCTAATGAAACAGTTATAAGTACAGAAACTTGTCatcaaactaaacaaaatctGTGTCAGATATGTCTTAAACAATTATCAACACCTTTTCATTTAAGACGTCACCTGCTGACTCATACTGGAGAGAAGCCCTTTAAATGTCGTACATGTCAAAAAGGTTTTTCTAATCCTCATAATTTGAAATGTCACCAGAtgactcatactggtgaaaagcCATTCATATGTGAAATTTGCCTTAAAGGATTTGCTACATCTTCACAATTGAGAAAACACCAATTCAGAAAACACAGGCAAATCCATACCActgaaaaaacatttaaatgtcagATTTGTCTAAAAGAATTTTCTCAATCTTCACACTTGAGAAATCATCAGCAGATTCATACaggtttaaaaaacattaaaatgttaatttgtCAACGTGGATTTTCAGATTCCTCAGATTTAGAAAGACACCAGACTGTTCTTAATGTTGAAAACCACGAGAATCTTAGCGAG GTGCAGTTTATTGAAAAAGACGAGGTAATGACTTCTGAAAACTATGAACTGGCTGAAAACATGCAAGATCAATTAGAAGAATACCATCATAGGGAACaagttttaagaaaagaaattaattttcaaaaatcATTTCAATGTCAGATCTGCCTGAAAGAATTTTCTCAATCTTCACATTTGAAAAATCACCAGCTTAGTCatactgttttaaaaaacattaaaatgttaATATGTCAACGTGGATTTTCAACATCTTCAGAAATGAAAAGACACAAGTTGGCTTATACTGGTGAAGAAAATGATAATCTTTCTAAG GTGCAGTTCAGtgaggaagaaaaagaaatgacttTGGGAAAGTGTGTACAGACTGATAACATGCAAGATCAACAAGAACAATACAGACCTAATGAAACAGTTTTAAGTAAAGAAGtggattttgtttcttctcaTGAAACTAATAGAAACCAGCATCAAATAGGTCTAAAAGAGTTCACTAGACCTTTTCATTTAAAAACTCACCAGCCAATTcttactggtgaaaaaccatttaaatgccACATATGTCAACATGAATTTTCTTATTCTAAAAGTTTCAAAAATCACCTGCTGAGACATACTTGTGAAAAAACAAtcaaatgtcaaatttgtctAAAAGAATTTTCCTCATCATCAAGTTTGAAAACTCACCAGATGATTCATactgataaacaaaaaaatttcaaatgtcaaacatgtcaaaaatgttttttgagaAAATCAGAATTAAAACGCCACAAGATGATTCATACTGTGGAAAAACCAttcaaatgtaaaatatgtCTAAAACAATTTTCTGGGTCTTCAAGTTTGAAAACCCATGATTTTTtacatattgataaaaaaaaaccataccAGTGTCAAATATGTCTAAAAGAATTTTCTTATTCATCAAGTTTGAAAACTCACCAGTTGTTGCATACTGATAATAAAAAGCCATTCAAATGTCAAGTATGCCTTCAAAAATTTTCGATCTTCATATTTGAAAATTCATCAGCTGATTCATAG